In Caballeronia sp. SBC1, the DNA window AGCAGTCCGCCCCAAATCACGGAGAAGGTGACGGGATCAATTTTGTCTGATGTTGTGCTCATTGGAATTTCCTCAAATTCTGTGGCGATGTCATTGAAGGTCGACGATGATGTTGCCGGATCCGTCGACCTGCGCGACGCTGTTCGGCAGAATGACGATCGTCGACTCCCGCTCCTCGATCAGTGCAGGCCCCTCGAAACGATCACCACCGCTTAAGCGGTAACGGTCATAGACTGGACAGTCGGTGAAGCCGTTGGTCTCTGGAAAGTAGACGCGGCGGCTGGGTTTCAGCGCATCCCCTGCGTTCTGTCCGGACGAAGCTGTATCGAGGAACGTCAGCTTGGGCAGCTCGATGCGCGCGCTCAACTGCAGCTTGACGAATTCAACACTCTCCGTGCGGGAGAAGGTGCGCTCACCGTAAGTCCGTCCGTAGGCAGCGAAGAAGGCTTCGCAAATCGCCACGGGATCCATGGACCCTGCGGGAAGATCGACATTAATCTCGTAGCCTTGGCCGATGAAGCGCATATCGGCGCTGCGGGTGAAGTGGATCTCACCATCGAGTGAGCCTGCCAAGGCTTGGCGTCGGCCCTCCTCTTCCAGCAACGCGAAGTCCTGCTCGACCAGCGCCATATTGCTGTTAGTTGCCTCGACGATCAGCGTGCGGGCCAGATCGAATCGGAGGTCACCCATCAGAAGACCGACGGCGGACTGCACACCAGCGCCGGTCGGAAACACGATGCGCGGGCAACCGAGCATGCGCGCAATCCGCGCTCCGTGAATAGGGCCCGCCCCACCGAACGGGATAAACGAGAACTGGCGCGGATCCTTGCCGCAGCCAACCGAGACGACGCGAGCCGCCTCAGCCATCTGCGCTGTCACGACCTCGAAGATTCCCCACGCCGCCGCGTCCGCATCAATGCCGAGCTTGTCCCCAATCTGCTCCTGAATGCCCTTGCGAGTTGCGGCAACATCAAGCGACATCTTTCCGCCGAGAAAATAGTCGGGATCGATGTAGCCCAGTATGAGGTCCGCGTCCGTCACGGTGGGGCGCTTCCCACCGCGCCCATAGCAAATGGGACCCGGCACGCTGCTTGCGCTTTCCGGGCCGACCTTGATCGAACCCATCTCAACGCGCGCGATGCTGCCGCCGCCCGATCCGATCTCAACGAGATCGATGGCCGGAATGTCGATAGGAAGACCGCTGTTGCGCTTCAAGTTAACCATGTCGACTTCGAACTGCCCAGTGAGGGCAGGCTTGCCGTCCTCGATCATGCAGACTTTGGCGGTGGTTCCACCCATATCGAACGAGATGATGTTCTTGCCTGCCGCCTTCGTGTAGCGAGCCGCTGTCAGGACACCTGCGGCAGGGCCGGACTCGACAATGCGGATCGGGAACTTCCTGACAATCTCGGGGGTTGCGATGCCACCGTTGGACTGCATAACGAGTAGCTGGCCCTTGTAACCGCGCTCGCGGAGACCGTTGGACAACCTTTCGATATAACGCCGAACCGTCGGGACGACATAGGCGTTGAGCGACGTGGTGCTTCCGCGCTCGTACTCG includes these proteins:
- a CDS encoding hydantoinase/oxoprolinase family protein — translated: MFNDRNHQIDFLKLLTTPADPSLAVLDGVEQLASTAGITVSDVSDIRHATTIATNTIIQRNGPKTALLTTAGFRDVQIIGRQRRAEIYDTNVDRPTPVVRRKHTWEVAERMLFDGSVHKPLDEEAVRRIGAEMLSEGIESVGICFLHSYANPAHEQRTAEILREVAPSLALTLSSEVSPVYREYERGSTTSLNAYVVPTVRRYIERLSNGLRERGYKGQLLVMQSNGGIATPEIVRKFPIRIVESGPAAGVLTAARYTKAAGKNIISFDMGGTTAKVCMIEDGKPALTGQFEVDMVNLKRNSGLPIDIPAIDLVEIGSGGGSIARVEMGSIKVGPESASSVPGPICYGRGGKRPTVTDADLILGYIDPDYFLGGKMSLDVAATRKGIQEQIGDKLGIDADAAAWGIFEVVTAQMAEAARVVSVGCGKDPRQFSFIPFGGAGPIHGARIARMLGCPRIVFPTGAGVQSAVGLLMGDLRFDLARTLIVEATNSNMALVEQDFALLEEEGRRQALAGSLDGEIHFTRSADMRFIGQGYEINVDLPAGSMDPVAICEAFFAAYGRTYGERTFSRTESVEFVKLQLSARIELPKLTFLDTASSGQNAGDALKPSRRVYFPETNGFTDCPVYDRYRLSGGDRFEGPALIEERESTIVILPNSVAQVDGSGNIIVDLQ